A genome region from Mesorhizobium sp. B2-1-8 includes the following:
- a CDS encoding GNAT family N-acetyltransferase, with protein sequence MVGDLVELRPLQPEHSAALLSAAADGELWNLKATVVPGPGAINGYIANALAGRQAGTAMPYAIVLRATGLICGSTRFWKIDRANRKLEIGHTWLSSSVQRSAVNTEAKYLLLFHAFEVMDCVRVQFTTDELNDASRAAILRIGAKQEGIVRNERIMPDGRKRNSVRFSIIDSEWPDVKAMLRQKMRR encoded by the coding sequence TTGGTCGGGGATCTCGTTGAACTCAGGCCCCTTCAGCCGGAGCATTCCGCAGCGCTTTTGAGCGCGGCCGCGGATGGCGAGCTATGGAACCTGAAGGCCACCGTGGTTCCTGGGCCAGGCGCGATCAATGGCTATATTGCCAACGCCCTGGCTGGACGACAGGCTGGGACCGCCATGCCATACGCGATCGTTCTGCGCGCCACGGGCTTGATTTGCGGTAGTACGCGGTTCTGGAAAATCGATCGCGCTAACAGAAAGTTGGAGATTGGGCACACGTGGCTCAGCAGTTCGGTCCAGCGATCGGCCGTCAACACCGAGGCTAAATACCTTCTCCTGTTCCATGCATTTGAGGTCATGGACTGTGTTCGCGTGCAATTCACCACCGACGAACTCAACGACGCGTCGAGAGCGGCCATTTTAAGAATAGGGGCGAAACAGGAAGGAATCGTTCGCAACGAACGGATCATGCCGGACGGCCGGAAACGCAATTCCGTCCGGTTCAGCATCATCGATTCCGAGTGGCCGGACGTGAAGGCGATGCTGCGGCAAAAAATGCGGCGATAG
- a CDS encoding LysR substrate-binding domain-containing protein, translating into MRLLSQVNLNSLKIVESAARHGNFTRAGEEQFITASAVSQRVKSLEDQLRFKIFQRGGNAVSLTPEGETYVSRVREALERIVAASMEATGQSQEHVLKISVLPTFAARWLFPRLPLFQQQHPDIVMRVSTSYATHEFTTSEFDLEIRYGDGHFNGLPSDLLFREDLTPVCSRKLFHEVLGDKPLSKVTPDDLKHFTLLHSDTCTQNWQSWLGFAGASFVLSETKSIYFDSCMMSYEAANSGMGFAVANRAYMASDIRAEKLVAPFAVHHPNTAGWYFVSPHKSFAARKVLLFKQWVMAEAAMTQRQLDSEITDLASEAV; encoded by the coding sequence GTGCGTCTGCTCAGTCAGGTCAACCTCAATTCGCTGAAAATCGTGGAGAGTGCTGCGAGGCACGGCAATTTCACGCGTGCCGGCGAAGAACAGTTCATCACCGCTTCGGCGGTCAGCCAGCGCGTCAAGAGCCTGGAGGATCAGCTGCGCTTCAAGATTTTCCAGCGCGGCGGCAATGCGGTGTCGCTGACACCGGAGGGCGAGACCTATGTCTCGCGCGTTCGCGAGGCACTGGAGCGCATCGTCGCCGCCAGCATGGAAGCGACCGGGCAATCACAGGAACATGTGCTGAAGATATCTGTACTGCCGACATTTGCCGCGCGCTGGCTGTTTCCGCGCCTGCCACTCTTTCAGCAGCAACATCCCGATATCGTGATGCGGGTTTCGACCTCGTACGCGACGCATGAATTCACGACTTCCGAATTCGATCTCGAAATCCGCTATGGCGACGGCCACTTCAACGGGCTGCCATCCGACCTGCTGTTTCGGGAAGACCTGACGCCGGTGTGCAGCCGCAAGCTGTTCCATGAAGTTCTCGGCGACAAGCCGCTATCAAAGGTCACACCGGACGACCTCAAGCACTTCACGCTGCTGCATTCCGACACCTGCACCCAGAACTGGCAATCCTGGCTTGGTTTCGCTGGCGCCAGCTTCGTGCTCAGCGAGACCAAAAGCATCTATTTCGACTCGTGCATGATGTCCTACGAGGCGGCCAACTCCGGAATGGGTTTTGCCGTTGCCAACCGCGCCTATATGGCCAGCGATATCCGCGCCGAAAAGCTGGTCGCTCCCTTTGCCGTTCATCATCCGAACACGGCCGGTTGGTACTTTGTCTCGCCCCACAAGAGCTTTGCCGCACGCAAGGTGCTGTTGTTCAAGCAATGGGTGATGGCGGAAGCGGCCATGACGCAACGCCAGTTGGACAGCGAAATCACCGACTTGGCTTCCGAGGCTGTCTGA